The nucleotide window TCTAACAAAGCAATTTCTCAGAAAAAAGTAAAAATCTTTTGGCAACAGGGCATTAAAAAATGGCCCGCTTTGAGAGCGTTGACCACATCAGTTCTTTAATTCTGACCACGGTTTTAGATTCGGCCTGCCCTAAGTATTTATGTTCTTTCCGGGAGTTCCATGCATTTAAGTAGCCGATAAGCATTAACTTGTAGCATAGAAAGTATTTACCCATGCTGGTGTAGCAATTTCCATGTCTTTATGTTTTGCCGCTGTCTTTGATAATATGGAAGACGCTGTTATAGCGCACGATGCCAATGGAGTGATTTTTTTAGCAAATCCTGCAGTAAAAAACACTTTCGGATATGATCCGGAAACACTTATCGGTAAAGATGTACGGATACTGATACCTGCCAGGCTTCGGCCAGGATATGAGCAGCTGATAAAAGAGGTTTACCAGGGAAGAAAGATAACCGGGAAGACCAGTTCCTGGCTTAATTCTGAAGGTGTGTTAGTTCCGGTTTCTCTAATATTAGCTCCCATCAATGATCAACAAGGCGCCTCTATTGGTGTCTCGGCAATATTCCGCACGATTTACAGGGAAATAGACGCCGAGGTAGAACGTAATCATCTCAGGGCCATAATTGAATGATCGGAGGATGCCATCATTACTAAAACGCTCCATGGCATCATTGCAAGCTGGTACGGAGCGGCGGAAAGAATGTTTGGGTATACTTCGGATGAAGCGGTCGGCAGGCCCATTACAATGCTGATTCCCCGGGAGCGCTTAGCTGAAGAGAGTATGATATTAGACCAGATCCATCGTGGTCTTAAGATAGAACATTTTGAAACTGTACGCAGCAATAAGGATGGCGAGCTCATTCCTGTATCGCTTTCAATTTCCCCCATCAGGAACCACCTGGGAGAAATATCTCCCAGGCGAAGGCTGCGCAGGCAGTACGGCTTCCTGTTGCTTTTTCATCATTGTAAAATTTTTAAAGGAAAATAGGGTACAGAAACAAATCCTTTGATACCGATGAGGAAAGAGCAATTGATCGCTGAATTGGTAACCTAGACCTTATATAAAAAAGCCCTTCCCTCCTATTAAGGAAAAAGCTTTTTGCCTTGAACCGAATGGCAATATTGCCTGCCGTTTTAAACAACCTGTCTCGTTCTTACACTCGTAAGTCATTGTAAACGCAGGAGGCAAAAACATCAAATCAATAACCGCTTATTTTTTATGGGATAGAAGATAGGCTTCTATCTTTTCACGGTGGTTGCCAACCGCCTTAATGGCTGCTAATACCTCTTCTTTCGTAACACCATGTTTTTTTATCATATACTGTACTTCATAATCCTCACCTCCGGCTACCTGGTTACGGTCCCTTGCGTCGTTTTTTGTTTTATCGTCTGCCATAACATAAAAATTTAGATGATTAGTAATACATTTAAATCAAACAAAGACTATGCAAAAACCTCCGCCAATTGTGAAAGTTTTGCAGAAATGCCGCTTTTCAAAACAAAAATGCGTTGCTCCCCACTATCTCAACTGTTTTGGATATTTAGCTAAAGCTGCCTGCAGGTTGATGCCTTTGCCCAGAACGGGTTTAAATAAATCGCCTGTTTCGCGTAAGCGGGCAGGTGCATTCTTAATAGTAAAATCTGACATCTTCAAACCAGGCTTCACTTCATCCCAATGCAGCGGCATCGAAACAGTGGCGCCCGGCTTTGGCCGCAGTGAATAGGGGCAGGCCAATGTTGCGCCGGGCCTGTTTTGTAAAAAATCAAGATACATTTTACCTTTTCTATTTTTCACCAGCCTTTCAACACTTGTGAAAGAGGAATATTGACGCTGAATATCTTCAACAATAAGCCGCCCGAACATTTGCGACTGATCGTAAGTGTATTTAGCCGCAAGAGGTATATAGATATGCATGCCTGTAGACCCTGAGGTTTTACAGTAGCAAGGCACTCCCATTGCATCCAACAGGTCTTTTATTGCGTTGGCAATTTTAATTACCTGGTTAAAGGTATTTTTATCCGGATCAAGATCCAGCACACAATAGTCCGGGTGATCGGGCGACTGGATCCTGCTAAACCAGGGGTTCATTTCTATGCAGCCTAAAGAAGCCATCCACAATAGCGTATCTTCATTATCGCCCACCAGAAACTCCTTTTTTACGCCATCGCTGGTGGTATATGGAAAGGTGCTGACCCAACCGGGAGATTTACCCTTTACGTCTTTCTGATAAAAGCCCGGTTTGGTGATACCGTTAGGAAAGCGGTTGAGCGATTGCGGCCGGTCTTTTAAATAAGGCAATATATACTCCGCCACCTGGTAATAATAATTAAACATATCCCGTTTAGTATACCCTTCCTTAGGCCAATACACTTTGCTTAAGTTGGTAAACTTTAAATCATGTCCCTTTATATTCCGGGTCTGTGTTTCATCTGTTGGGTTTAGCAGTGTTTTCCTTCCCTTATCTTTTGGTGCTTTTGTTAATATTGCGGCAGGCTTATCTTTTTTGTTCACTTCCATCACCACTTTTTTAGTATCCGATTCGGTTTCCCTCACCACCTCGCCTGCCTTCTTATCTTCCCGCATTCCCTCAAAAGACGGGTGGCGAAAAACACCCTCGTCCGTAATCTCAGCATAGGCTACTTCGCATACCAGTTGGGGCTTTAGCCAGGTAGGCTTTGCCCCCATGCGCTTTCTGAACCGCGAAGGCTTGTCAACATCTATTGCTTCAGCAAAAGGAGATTTTTTAACGATGAGCGGTTTAAATAACTCCATCATTTCCTGCTGCCGCTTATCCGAAAATCCCGTACCCACTTTGCCCACGTACTTTAGCTTGCCTTTTTCATGAACGGCTAATAACAGCGCACTAAAGGTTTTGGAACTCCCTTCGTTTTTAGTAAACCCTGCTATTATAACTTCCTGCCGTTTATTAACCTTTATTTTCAGCCACTCCTTGCTACGCAGGTCAGATGTATAAACGCTGTCGGCCCGCTTTGCCATAATACCTTCCAGCCCCATTTTTTCAGCAGCAGTAAACATTTCGGTACCCGGCACATCAAAAACATTGCTGATCCTTATACGGTCATCCTCCTGGGGCAATACCTGTTTCAATATTGCTTGCCGCTCAGTAAGCGGCAGTCCCATTACATTTTTGCCATTGTACCATAAAATATCAAATGCGTAAAATGCCAGTTCTCCATCAGCCTCACTACGCCAATTCTGCAGCTGGTTAAAGTTGGAGTTGCCTTGTTCATCAAGCGCTACAATTTCGCCATCTATCAACATATCGGCCTTCCAGGTGGTCAGCATATCGTGTATCGGGTAAAATTTTTTATCGAATGATTTATTGTTACGGGATAGTAGTTGAACCCTGCCCTTCTTCACAAAACCCAAAGCCCTGTAACCATCCCATTTCACTTCATACACCCAATCGGGGTCATCAAAAGGTTTGTCAACCAATGTTGCCAACATAGGTTTAATATTTTTGGGCATCAATCCCGTTTTTGCCTTCGCTAATAATGCCGGCAAACTATCGTCTAATGTTTTTTGAAGGCTTTTCACTTCGGTATTCGCTACTGCTTTCTTCTTTTTTGTGGGCGCTTGCCTGGCAGGGGTAGCCGTACCGCCAACACTATTATTTTTTTTCCTGGTAGGTGGCATGTCTTTTTATATTTTTTTCAGCACTTGTTAAATAGGTTGCAACAAGCATACCAGTTGATCTACAATATGTATAACTACTTTTTCATTTTTTTTAAATATTAAAGGCCGATAGTGTGGAGCTTTTTGCCCAAAACATATTCATTACTAAATAATTCAGCAATGAATATTCGGGATAACTATGACTGCGATCCTATTATCACCCATTTTAGCTGGCGGGATATCATTTACCCATGGAAGAAATGGGCCGCCTCTTCTAAGTAGTATCCGTACTGGAAAATATGTAAGCCATGACTCCCACGGGTATTTTTGTGAAGCTGTTTGTAAAGCCGGTAAGGCGTATCATTACATTTGAGCTAAAAAATCTTTTCAGGGAGGAAACCGATACCATAGTTACACCCCATCCTGAAAAGGATATTTTTAAGCCCCCGCCTAAGAAATAATTTCTTACGGGGTACTAAGGACCAGGTTGAAAGTTGGAAATATCGAATCAGTCATAATTTTGGGCCATCGAAAAAGAAAGAAGTTAATATCTCTAATTCTTCTTTAAAGAAGCAATCCCTCTTATTTGAATACAATATCTACAATACCTCAAAAGTTTGACTTGCTCCCTAATATTTTTTCAGATTCATTGCAGGTAAGGTTACCTTATTTTTAGTAATGTTAAAAATAGTGGTAGTGTCCCTGTAAGCACTGTTGCCCGCACCATACTTTATACTATAACGCCCCAGTTCCAGCCCCCGTATTTTGAAGTATCCCCTCCCGTCTGGTAAAGCAGTAGCAGTATCCGTATCGTTATACACACTTACTATTAACGAAGCAGCCGCCGGAAAAGCGTAGCCCTCCAGCTCTAAAGACCTGTCTGCCGGCAAAGTCCTCAAATAAGGATTAAGCACATACCCATCCCGCTGCTCATAGATGGAGCGTCCCAGATCAAAATCAAGATAAACAGCAGCACTGCCATCGTTGTTTTTTATGCGGCTTTCTTTTAATACATCAATATAAATATGGTGATTCAATGAATCGTCTGCCAGCTGCAAAGGAAGCTGAATACCATTTTTTACCACATGATTATTACTCCCTAATGCTATACGTATTTTTCTTACAACGCCTGTAATTTGTACCGATCCCAACAACATATCAATGCCGTTTCTTAACTTCAGAATATCATATATACCAGGTGCAAAATCCAGTGATACCCATTTACCAAACTCATTGCCATTGCCAACTGGTATGCCGCCATGCCACAAAGTGCCGCCCGGCGCACCCAGGCTGTCATTACTCCGGTGGTGATCGTGTTGAGCGATTTGCTGTTCATCTCCACCACCACTTTCATCTACCTTCACTTCTACCGAATGGATGTCAATATTCACCTGTTCCAGGTTAGCAGGATTGTCCGTTAAATAAACAGAGAACATTTGAGGAATAGCCCCGGTTTCGTTGTTTTTTTTGCAGCTTATGATTACAAGCAGCAGCATAGCCATTGATGACAGAAATAGTTTTTGCATACAATTACAATTTTGTGTTAATAGAAAATCGTAATGTAGCCGGCATTTGTCCCCTCAAAAAAAAGAAGCGATTATTTTGGTGCCAGCAGACTTTAATACTTCCCTGATCTTAGCCATTGCCAACGAGTATTTGTTTCTTACCGTTTTTTCACTGATCGATAGCAGCCTGGCCGTTTCTCCTACAGAATGGCCCTGGCGCCTAAGCCAGGCTATTCGTTTTACTGCGCCGGGAAGTTCATCAATTACCTTTTGAATGAGGATGTTCATATCCTTTAAGCTGATATCTTCCAGAATATGCGAGTAACCTATTTGCTCTATGGTGTTGCGTTTTTCATTGTCCAGCGAGATTATTTCATGATGCAGCGAGCGATAATAATCCAGTACTCTGAAGTTTAAAAATTTACAAAAAAAACCCTTAGCCATACCTTCCTCATTGGTTAATACAAAAGAAGGATCTTTCCAGATCTTTATCCAAAACTCCTGCAATATATCCTGTGTCACTTCATGTTCTTTTATCTTACCAAACACATGCATATACAGGCTCTGCCAGTACCGGTCGTACAAGGCATTATAGGCCTCCCTGTTTTTGAACCCAATTAATATTATCAGCTCTTTGTCAGTCAATTCAGGATTAATTTCAAGTCGTTATCCGTAAAATTGCAGTATATCAGCCCAAAAATCAAGCAGGTTTCAGTATTTTTCTTTTTTTGTAAAAAACCGGGGACACCTGACCGGTTTGCTGCGATTACTATGTACATATTGATGTTATGAACCGGAAAGAATATTTAGAAAAATACCTCTATGGCACTGCTTCACAAGAGGAAAAAGAACAGGTAACTGTTTGGATTACCGGCCTGATGGAGCGTGTGGCAACCGGACAGGCTAATGAAGAAGAGGAAAAAATTATAACTCATTGGCTCAACCATGAGCGTGAGGTTTCAATTAACGCCGAAGAAGTAGAGAAACGAGGAAAGGCAACCAAAATGATACTGGGCGCACAACAACTGACTGACTTGCGCAAAAATAATCGATTCACTTTTTACCGGTATGCAGCCGCCATCACCGTCCTGTTTGTTATTGGCATTGGCTCCTACTATATTTATCAACCCCATGAAAAAAAGAGGGAAGCCACCTTGTATTTCCCCGCGGCCGGTCGCGTGGAGGCCAATATTATTACCTACAAGGTTCGCCCGGCAGATACTATAAAAAAGGTACAACTACCAGACAGCAGTTTCGTGTACCTGAATACTAACGCCTCCTTGTCAATAGATTCAGGCAGGTTCAATCTGCGCAACCGGGATGTAGTACTCGATCACGGAGAGGCCTTTTTCGAGGTAGCCAAAAATGCAGAAAAGAAATTTACCGTTCAGTTGGGAAATTTGGTACTGGAAGTGGTCGGTACTTCTTTCAATATTGAAAATAATGAGATAAAGGCTGAAAAAAGAGTCTTTGTTAAAACAGGTAAAGTATTAATTAAAGACAAAGAAAAGCTGATCGCCAGCTTAACACCCCATGAAGTGTTTACTTATAATAATATAACAAAAGAATATGCCATCAAAAAAAATGCTACTATCGATCTTTCTGAATGGACCTCGGGAAGATTAGTATTTGAAGGCGCTGATTGGAACGAAATAAAACAAAAGATAAAAAACCGCTTTAATGTTGACCTGGCTATAGAAAACAATGCGCTTCCGGCCCATATAGAACTTAATGCTATTTTTAACAGAGAAGACAACTATTCAGAAATAGCTAAAATAATTGCGGGTATCTATGGTGCCCGGTTTAGAACAGAAGCTCATAAAATTATATTTTTCAAATAACCTGATTGCAATAAAATAAATTTGCTATACCGGATACTGATAGGGCTTATGTTGTTGACGGCAACCTGTGTGCGATTGTCTGCGCAGCCATTGGTGACATATGCCGGCGAGCCGCTACACCAGCGGCTGGAGCGGATTGTAAAAGATTTTAATGTACATATTGCTTACGATCAAATGCAGATCAGGAACATAGTAACTGCCGAAATTAATATGCAGGTAAAGAAACCAGAGGAGGCACTAACGATCTCATTGCAAGGAACAGGATTTACTTATCAAAAACGAAATACTACTCATTTCTACATCTTACCCGTAAAAAGAGGGGTTATCAGCGGACATATTATTGATGCAGACGATGCAACCGCACTACCTGGTGTTTCCGTTAAAATCGGTGATCACTTATTTGCAGCTTCAGCCGATGGAACATTTTACCTGGAACTTCCGGCAGGCTCCTACCCTGTTTTATTGAGCGCAGTAGGCTATCAAACCATGAAGCTTCCTTTTGTTGAATTAGAAGCGGGGCAAAATTTATCTTTAAACCTGGCTCTTCAAAAAAAGCCATTCAATCTTCCCCAGGTAAACATAACCTCATCTATTGCAGAAGAACAGGTACTTGCCTACTATATAAAACGAAGGCAGCAGGTGGTAGTTGCTGATGGGCTTGTAAAGCCACAAATAACAAGTTTGCCG belongs to Niabella yanshanensis and includes:
- a CDS encoding RNA polymerase sigma factor, whose protein sequence is MTDKELIILIGFKNREAYNALYDRYWQSLYMHVFGKIKEHEVTQDILQEFWIKIWKDPSFVLTNEEGMAKGFFCKFLNFRVLDYYRSLHHEIISLDNEKRNTIEQIGYSHILEDISLKDMNILIQKVIDELPGAVKRIAWLRRQGHSVGETARLLSISEKTVRNKYSLAMAKIREVLKSAGTKIIASFF
- a CDS encoding DUF4382 domain-containing protein; translation: MQKLFLSSMAMLLLVIISCKKNNETGAIPQMFSVYLTDNPANLEQVNIDIHSVEVKVDESGGGDEQQIAQHDHHRSNDSLGAPGGTLWHGGIPVGNGNEFGKWVSLDFAPGIYDILKLRNGIDMLLGSVQITGVVRKIRIALGSNNHVVKNGIQLPLQLADDSLNHHIYIDVLKESRIKNNDGSAAVYLDFDLGRSIYEQRDGYVLNPYLRTLPADRSLELEGYAFPAAASLIVSVYNDTDTATALPDGRGYFKIRGLELGRYSIKYGAGNSAYRDTTTIFNITKNKVTLPAMNLKKY
- a CDS encoding PAS domain-containing protein gives rise to the protein MITKTLHGIIASWYGAAERMFGYTSDEAVGRPITMLIPRERLAEESMILDQIHRGLKIEHFETVRSNKDGELIPVSLSISPIRNHLGEISPRRRLRRQYGFLLLFHHCKIFKGK
- a CDS encoding FecR family protein; this translates as MNRKEYLEKYLYGTASQEEKEQVTVWITGLMERVATGQANEEEEKIITHWLNHEREVSINAEEVEKRGKATKMILGAQQLTDLRKNNRFTFYRYAAAITVLFVIGIGSYYIYQPHEKKREATLYFPAAGRVEANIITYKVRPADTIKKVQLPDSSFVYLNTNASLSIDSGRFNLRNRDVVLDHGEAFFEVAKNAEKKFTVQLGNLVLEVVGTSFNIENNEIKAEKRVFVKTGKVLIKDKEKLIASLTPHEVFTYNNITKEYAIKKNATIDLSEWTSGRLVFEGADWNEIKQKIKNRFNVDLAIENNALPAHIELNAIFNREDNYSEIAKIIAGIYGARFRTEAHKIIFFK
- a CDS encoding PAS domain-containing protein, with translation MSLCFAAVFDNMEDAVIAHDANGVIFLANPAVKNTFGYDPETLIGKDVRILIPARLRPGYEQLIKEVYQGRKITGKTSSWLNSEGVLVPVSLILAPINDQQGASIGVSAIFRTIYREIDAEVERNHLRAIIE
- the ligD gene encoding DNA ligase D, giving the protein MPPTRKKNNSVGGTATPARQAPTKKKKAVANTEVKSLQKTLDDSLPALLAKAKTGLMPKNIKPMLATLVDKPFDDPDWVYEVKWDGYRALGFVKKGRVQLLSRNNKSFDKKFYPIHDMLTTWKADMLIDGEIVALDEQGNSNFNQLQNWRSEADGELAFYAFDILWYNGKNVMGLPLTERQAILKQVLPQEDDRIRISNVFDVPGTEMFTAAEKMGLEGIMAKRADSVYTSDLRSKEWLKIKVNKRQEVIIAGFTKNEGSSKTFSALLLAVHEKGKLKYVGKVGTGFSDKRQQEMMELFKPLIVKKSPFAEAIDVDKPSRFRKRMGAKPTWLKPQLVCEVAYAEITDEGVFRHPSFEGMREDKKAGEVVRETESDTKKVVMEVNKKDKPAAILTKAPKDKGRKTLLNPTDETQTRNIKGHDLKFTNLSKVYWPKEGYTKRDMFNYYYQVAEYILPYLKDRPQSLNRFPNGITKPGFYQKDVKGKSPGWVSTFPYTTSDGVKKEFLVGDNEDTLLWMASLGCIEMNPWFSRIQSPDHPDYCVLDLDPDKNTFNQVIKIANAIKDLLDAMGVPCYCKTSGSTGMHIYIPLAAKYTYDQSQMFGRLIVEDIQRQYSSFTSVERLVKNRKGKMYLDFLQNRPGATLACPYSLRPKPGATVSMPLHWDEVKPGLKMSDFTIKNAPARLRETGDLFKPVLGKGINLQAALAKYPKQLR
- a CDS encoding DUF3606 domain-containing protein, with amino-acid sequence MADDKTKNDARDRNQVAGGEDYEVQYMIKKHGVTKEEVLAAIKAVGNHREKIEAYLLSHKK